AGCAATTAAAACAAGCCGTCCTGGAAATTAAAGAACAAGGGACAACGATTGTATTTTCAAGCCATCGCATGGAGCATGTGGAAGAATTATGCGAGCATTTATGTATTATGCAAAAAGGTGTTCCGGTTGTTCATGGAGGATTAAGGGAAATTAAGCGTTCATTTGGGAAGAAAAATGTCACGATCTCAGCCGACTTTGACCTTTCATTTTTGCAAGAATGTGCAGGCGTTCTAAAATATAAGAAAACAACAGAAGGAATGACCCTTCAAGTTGAAGGAGAAGAAGTGGCGCAAACATTATTTAAGGAGCTGCATGGAAAAGGTTTCGTGCGGAAGTTTGAGCTGGAAGAACCATCTTTAAATGATATCTTTATTGAGAAAGTAGGTGCTTCCTATGAATAATTTTTGGATTATTTTATCCCATTCTTACATGAATAAATTTAAATCAAAAGCTTTTATCATCACGACATTATTAGTAGCTGCGGGTATCTTGCTATTATCGAATATTGAAAAAATTATTTCTGTTTTTGATGATGAAACCGGTGATCAAATAGCTGTAATTGATGAAAGTGGGACTTTATTTGAATCTTATAAACAGCATGTAAAAACTATCTCAAAAGATATTCAATTATCAAAGGTAACGAAATCTGAAGAGGAATTAAAAAAAGAAATAGAAAAAGATACATATGAGGGGTACTTAATTTTATCATTAGGCGAAGATCATTTACCTAAAGGAGTTTATAAGGCACAGACGGTTTCAAACTCTTCTATTGCTGATGATTTGCAACTTGCCCTTCAAGGATTTAAAAGTAATGTAGCGGCCACTCAACTTAATCTAAATGCGGAACAATTACAAACGCTTAATGGACCTGCGTCTTTCGAAAAAATTGCGTTAGAAGAAGGGGCTAAAACGGAAGAAGAACTGGCTCAGGCACAAATTTTGGTGTATGTTTTACTTTTCTTCATTTATTTTGCGGTCATTATGTACGCAAACATGATTGCGACAGAAGTAGCTATTGAAAAGTCATCTCGTGTGATGGAAATTTTGATTTCTAGTGTATCGCCTGTTAAACAAATGTTTGCAAAAATCTTAGGTGTAGGGCTTCTTGGCTTAACACAGATGTTGATTTGGATTGCAATTGGCTATTTTATGATGAAACAGCAAGCAGATAGCTCCATATTAAAGGAAGTCATTGGACTTGATCAGACACCTGTTTCAACGATCGTCTATGCTTTAGTATTCTTTGCATTAGGTTATTTCCTATATGCTACGTTGGCAGCCTTTTTAGGATCACTAGTAAGTCGCTTAGAAGATGCTCAACAAATGGTCATGCCGATGACATTCTTAATCATGATTGGTTTCTTTATCGCTATGTTTGGATTAAACAATCCAGAAGCTCCTTTTGTGACGATTTCTTCTTATATTCCATTTTTCACACCAATGATTATGTTCATGAGAGTAGGAATGGTCAATATCCCAACATGGGAGGCCTTACTTGGAATTGGAATATTAGTTGTTTCCATTATTATTCTCGCCATCATTGGTGCAAGAGTGTATCGTGGTGGTGTATTAATGTACGGAAACTCAAATTCTTTTAAAGATATTAAGAAAGCACTACAATTAACGAAAAAAAATTCGTAAAAACAAAAGCGAAAGCGCCTTGTTCATCGGCGTACGGATTTTGAAATCTTTGACTTATCGTAGGGAAAAGATGTAGAAATTCGCTAGCCGATAGGCGCTGAAGCTGGATGGAAACAAAAGCGGAAATGCAGCAGGTCTGGGGTACGGATTTTGAAGCCTTTGACTGAGATAAAGGAAACACATTGAATGATTGTTTCATTTTATACTTTCGTAAGTAAGCTATGAAAAAAGCACCGACAACTTTCTGTTGGTGCTTTTACTTTTAAAGAAAAACATTATACAATAGAACATATATTCGATTTATTAAAACAGTTTTAAATAGAGGGATACCGAATGAAAAATATTCATTTTATTCATTGTGCAGATCTGCATTTAGATAGTCCATTTTTAGGTCTGCAACATTTACCGAAAGAGTTATTTAAACGAATTCAAGAAAGTACTTTTCGTTCCTTCGAAAATATTGTCAATGAAGCGATTGAGCGAAAAGTGGACTTTCTTCTTATTTCAGGGGATTTATATGATGGGGAAGATCGAAGCATAAAAGCACAAGCACGGTTCCGGAAACAAATGGAAAGATTGTATGAGGTTCATATCCCAGTCTATATGATTCATGGGAATCATGATCATTTAAGCGGGCAATGGATCACCATTGAAATGCCTGATAATGTTCATCTTTTTTCCTCACAAGTTGAAAGCAAACTTTTCCAAAAGGGAGATACTACTGTCAAATTATACGGGTTTAGTTATGAGGAACGCCATATTTGGGAAAAGAAAATTCAATATTATCAGAAGCAGGAGGAAGCTGATTTTCATATTGGACTGCTCCATGGAAGTATGGAAGGGGGAGAGACGGCACATCAACCGTATTCTCCATTCACTATACATGAATTAGTATCCAAAGGTTTTGATTACTGGGCACTGGGACATATTCATCAACAACAAGTTATACATAAAGATCCTTTTATTGTTTATCCCGGAAATATTCAAGGGAGATATCGAAAAGAAAGGGGACAAAAGGGCTGTTATGAGATATCTCTGTCAGAATATGGTGCAGAGTTAAATTTTATTGAAACTTGCGATATTGTTTGGGAAAAGGTGAAAATATCTCTTACAAGTGATCAAACTTTTCATTCATTTTTTATTCAATGCGAAGAGATAATGAATCAATATCGGAAGTCACATCAAGGAGTATTATTAGAAATTGTACTTGAAAATGTACAAGATCAGGAAATTCTAAAGAAAATTCTATCGGATGAAATGATTGAGCTGCTTACAGATGGGGAAGAACATGAAGATTCATTCGTATGGGTTTACCAAATTCAAATTCAATCGCAACAAAAACTAGAGAACTTTTATCATCCTTTTTTTAATGAATTTGAGAGACAATTGGAAAGCTTAACAGCAGATGATTGGGAAGAAGCATTGTCATTATATTTTCATCCTAAAGCCCGTCGCTTTCTCTCCCCATTAACAGTGGAGGAGAAAATCCATTTTCTTGAAGAGTCAAAAAATTATATTGGAATGGAAGTACAAAAGGGAGGGAAACATTCATGAAAATCCTTTCCTTACATATATATGCATATGGAAAGTTAGAAGATTATCACCTATCGGATATTCCTAATTTACAGGTGATCTACGGTAAAAATGAAGCAGGAAAATCTACGCTGATGTCATTTATTCATAGTATCCTTTTTGGCTTTCCCACTAAGCAGCAAGCAAAACAAAGATATGAACCAAAAACCCATACAAAATATGGCGGGGTCATGAAGATCAACAGCAAAACATATGGAACGGCCGTCATTGAAAGGATCAAAGGAAGGTCGCCGGAAGAAGTGATTGTACGATTAGAAGATGGCAGGACAGGTGGAGAAGATTTTTTAAAAGAAATTCTTCATGGGATGAACGAACACTTCTATCGAAATATCTTCTCTTTCGATGTTCATGGATTACAAAAAATTCATCAGTTAAAGGAAGAGGATATCGGAAGGTTTTTATTTTCTGCCAGTGCTTCTGGAACGGATGCTCTTCTAAAAATCGAGAATGAATTACAAAAAGAAATGGAAAAGTTATTTAAACCTAATGGAAGAAATCCGGTGATCAATAAACAAATTCAGCGACTTAGAGAATTAGAGCAGCAGTTAAAGAATGGCAAGAAGAAAAATGATCAATATGGGAAGGTCATCATCAAAATAGAAGAGTTGCAGCATGAAATAAACCATCTTTTGTCTGAAGAAAAAAAGATTCGGGAAGAACGCTCTTCTATCCAACAGATTGAATCATTATGGCCTATTTATGTGGAGAAAATCGAAATAGAGAGGAAATTAGAGCCGTTGCAAGCTATTGTATTTCCTATCGATGGTTTGGATCGTTTTGAAAACTTTCAACAAAGGCGACTTCACTTGCAAGCGTCCTTAGATGCCGCATTAGAAGAGCAAAATAAAATAACAGATGAATTGAATCAGCGGGAAAAAGAAATCATCACTACAGAAGATGAAGCAAATATCCAGAAAATAATCGAGACGAAGCCGCAATATCAACAATGGCTTATCGATCAAAACAGGCTAGAACAGAAGAAAGCCGAAGTCGAAGGAGAAATTAATAGGATCCAATCAGATCTTCATTTTTATGAAGTGAGTGAAGAAGAGGTAGCTAGTTTAAATACGGGCATAGAGATGAAAGGTCGATTAAAAAAGGGGATCCAAAATCATTTCATGCTGAAAAATCGATTAGATGAATACATAGAAAGATTAAAGATGATCGACCAGCAGATCAAAGTAATAGAAGAACAGTGCTCTCAAATTGAAAATCAGTTATTGCCAGAGCAAGAATTTCGGACATTGCAAACGAGAGTGAATGAAAAGCATATCGATACATTACAACAAAAATACGAATGGACGAAAAGTCAATTAAATCAAGTAGAACAGCAAAAATCAGCAGAAGAAAGATTTCGTAAAAATGAGCAAAAACAATTCAAGATGATCATTTCATTTATTCTTGGAATTTTCCTATTATCCTCTGCTTTCGCCATCGTATTTAACCGGTGGGAATTACTGATGATCGGGGTTATTGCTCTCATTCTTTTATTTCTCATCAAAAGAGGGGCGAAATCGAACAAAATTCACCTCCCTCAAGATCAAGAGATCCGAGCTGAATTAGTGGAATTAGAGGAAAAGATCAATCAATATGAACAACCCGCTAATCAATTATTGCGTCATCAACTCAAGCAGCAACAACAACTTCGAGAACAATGGAAACAGCTCATCCTAACATTAGAAAAAGATGAACGTGAAAAAGAACAATGGTCAGATCGATATCAACAAATCCATCAAGATGTAATCGAAAATGAAGAGGTCTTAATGGAATTAAAAAACGAGCTATTCTTGTCGACAGAAATGGAATGGTCGATGATGGAAGAAGCTTTTGATGAAATTGTTCAACTGAAAGAATTACAAAGGATAAAAAAGGCATATGAAAAACAATTAGCTGAAAACGAAATCAATCTTCAAGAATTCAGACTTTTGATGGAAAAGACGGCAAATAATTATGATATTCATACGAAAAATGAAAATGAACTCTTCGTACGTTTGAAAGATATGCAGCTGAGAAGTCAGGAAGGACAATTACATAGGAAAGAACTCATAAAAAAACAGAAAGAACTAGAACAGCAAATAAGAAGATTGAAAAAGGAAAAGCAAGAAATCGATCAAGAAATCCATACCTTGTTTACAATCGCATCTATAGAAAATGAAGAGGATTTTCGGTTGCAGGCTCAGCGTAACAAGGAGAAAGAGAAGCTTGCGGAAAAATTAGTTTTATTAAAAGAACAGCTCCCAAAGGATCCAATCCTGATAGAAAAATGGACTGAATCTGATCTTCAAAAAAAGAAGGAAGATTTGAGAGCACAACTAGAAACATGTTTACAAAAGATCAAGTTACATCAAGAACAACTAGCGGCCTTAAACTATGAAAAAAATATTCTTGAGGAAGGGGGTACCTATTCAAATATTTTACATGAATTCCACCAACAAAAATCAATTCTTAATAAGCAAGCAAAAAAATGGGCGCAATTAGCCATAACCAAGTATTCATTTTTGAAAACGATGGATCAATATAAACAAAAGAAATTACCAGCTATCATCCAGTATGCAGAGAAGTTTTTATTTATTTTAACTAATGGCCAATATATTCGCTTATTTGTAGAGGAAAATGGAGTGTTTAAAGTGGAGCGGAATGATGGGATGTTTTTTGATATGCAAGAGCTAAGTCAGGCGACAGGGGAACAAGTCTACACTTCCTTAAGATTTGCCTTAGCCCATGTGTTGCAGCCAGAGTTCCCATACCCGATTATTATCGATGATGGGTTTGTTCATTTTGATCATCAACGAACCAAAGCCGTTATCGATTTAATAAAAGAGTTAAGCCGCTCATCCCAGGTGCTCATTTTTACCTGTCATAAACATTTAATTGATCACTTTAAACCAGAACAAATTTATGTAATGGCTGAATATTAATGCATCTTTAGGATTCATGAGGAAGGATGCTTCACAAATATGATATAATTTTCACTAAAGAGATAGTTAGAAGAAATCATTAAGGTGGGGATGGAGATGACCCAAGGAATTACGTTTTTGGACGCCGGGCAAGCAGTAGATTGCTTCTTACTGATTAAAACAGCCACAAAAAGCATCGCTGTGAATGGAAAACCGTATTTAACATTAATCTTTCAGGATAAGAGTGGGGAAATTGAAGCAAAGCTATGGGATGCTTCGGACGGGGAAGTACAGAAATATCAAGCAGAAACCATCGTGAAAGTTTCAGGGGAAATCCAAAATTATCGAGGAAGAAACCAATTAAAAATTAAACAAATCCGCCCTTCTACTGAACAAGATGCAGTACAAATTCAAGATTTTGTTCAATCGGCCCCGTTGGAAAAAACAGAAATGGCTGATACGATTACGCAATTTATTTTTGAAATGAAAAATCCTAATATCCAACGGATCACTAGGCATTTGCTAAAGAAATATCACCAGCCTTTCTTGGAGTTTCCAGCGGCTACGAAAAATCATCATGAGTTCGTATCAGGACTTGCATACCATGTTGTCTCGATGCTGAAACTTGCGAAGGCGATTGCTGATCTTTATCCAAGTCTAGACCGTGATCTTCTATATGCCGGTGTTATTTTGCATGATTTAGGAAAAGTAATCGAGCTCTCTGGTCCAATTTCCACTACTTATACAGTAGAAGGGAACCTATTGGGACATATTACTATAATGGTGAATGAAATCGGCAAAGCTGCAGATGAATTGCAAATTCAAGGGGAAGAGGTAACTGTTCTCCAACATATTATTTTAAGCCATCATGGCAAACTTGAATGGGGAAGTCCGAAGTTGCCATTAATTAAAGAGGCGGAGATCCTTCATTATATTGATAATATCGATGCTAAAATGAATATGTTAGATAGAACATTAGAAAGAACAAAACCTGGTGAGTTTTCTGAAAAGGTGTTTGCATTAGATCATCGTTCCTTTTACAAACCAAGCTTTCATAAATAAGACTAAAGCAGGAGGAGATATCCGCTCCTGCTTTATTCTGTGTTTAGGTATGCGATCAGTCAACATCGGCTCGTGAAATACCTCGCCGTGTTTCCTTTATCTCAGTCTAAACTTGCGAAATCCGTACGCCGATGAACAGGTCGCTTTCGCATTTGTTTTTTTCTCTAAATAGATCGTCATTTTTTTGTCGTGAACTGCATATGATGGAAGTAAATGTGGACAAGATAGGAGAGGTGTAGAAGATGTTTCCAATATGGATGTATTTCGTTGTGGCAGGGATCTTTATTAGCGCATTTATGGCTGTGAAGGCTTCAAGAGAAGAGAGACAAGAAGAAATGAAGTTTATCGAAAAAGAAGGGGAAGTATTCATAAAACGAATGGAAGAAGAAAAACAGAAAAAAGAAGATGTAAATCGAGATCCTCAGGGGGCGTAATTAAGGGAACTTCATTCTGAGGGTTTGACTACTAAAAAAGAGGCTGTTGCTTATCGCAGCCTCTTTTTTTACTTTTACTGTTTCTCTTTCTTGTCAGAATCTTCTTTTTTAGCGTCTGAAAGATCTTCAAATGCTTTTTTCAAATCTTTATCTTCTACCTTAATATCAGCAGCTTTTAGTTCTTTTTCAAGCTTCATTTGAGCTTTTTCTGGATCTACTTTAGTCATTTTTAATTCGTCTTCCAGTTGACCTTTTAATTTATCAAAAGATTGTTTTTCTTTTACATCTGTTACTTCAATGATATGGTATCCAAATTGTGATTTAATGGGTTCACTAATTTCGCCTTTCTTTAACGTTTCGAGTGCCTTTGTGAATTCAGGAACGAATTGTTTACGACCTTCATTATTAACCCATCCTAATTCTCCACCATTTTGTGCTGAACCTTGGTCAGAGGAGTACTTCTTCGCTAAATCCTCGAATTTTTCTCCTTTATCTAGCTTTTGTTTAACCTCATTAGCTTTCGCTTCGTCTTCCACTAAAATATGGCGGACTTTAATTTCTGGTTGCCATTTTTTATAATAGTCTTTTAGTTCTTTATCAGACACTTTTACCCCTGCTGTAGCGGCTTTATTACGTAAGATTTCTAATTCAAGAACATCTTTAAAGCCCTCTTCGTCTAAACTATATTGGGTAAGGAACATATCGTATTGTGAACCAAGTTGATTTTTGGCTTCTTTAAATTTCTTGTCTAGTTCATCTTTTGAAACATCGTATTTTTCAGAAAGAACTTTCTTATACATGAGCTCTTGGAGTGCTTGTTCCATTTGCGGTGAATATTTTTCTTTCATTGCCTCATAAAGCTCGTCCTTTGTCACATCTCCCGCTTTCGAAGTCGCCACTTTTTCACCGCTATTATTCCCACAAGCTGCTAGTCCTACAACCCCTGCAGCTAAAGTAAGGGATAGAATCCACTTTTTCATACCGTTCAACAACTCCCTAATTATATTGTTCTACATTTCCATAAAACATACTATATCATAATTTTTTTTAAAACCCAAAAATTATTACTGATATTTAGAAAAAAATGGGCGATTCCACCAAAACAAAAAAAAGGCCAATACATAGGATATTAAAGAAGAGATAAAAGGAGGTATTACGAATGGGAAATGCTTATAATCCTGGTTTTGCTTTGATTGTTGTTTTGTTTATTTTATTAATTATTGTAGGGGCAGCTTATATTTGTTAATACACATACTTATGGAAACCATTCACATAGTTATACGCCTAAACAAAAAATAATGCCAATGAATAAGATATAAAGACGGATCAAGGGGAGGTGTTTCATATGGGCGCAGCATACGGTGGAGGCTTTGCGTTAATCGTTGTGTTGTTCATTTTGTTGATCATTGTAGGGGCAGCGTGGTTTTAATGAAGAAACATCATTAAAAACATTATTGAAGGAGGAAGTACGATGAGTTCCACTTATGGCGGAGGTTTTGCATTAATCGTAGTATTGTTTATTCTATTGATTATCATTGGGGCTACTTGGGTTTACTAATGGTATATAACAAAGAGGGCCTGGCTTTGAAGCCGGGCTCTTCTTATTGTATGGTTTACTAAGTTCACCATATTCAGTTTCATGATATTAGCATATTGAAAAAGTTGTATTTTATTATGTATACAAAATTTCAACATAGGAAGATATTAACAAAATTGTAATTAGAACATTAATGGTTCGAAATACTTTTGGTTGACGTTCTTCTGGTATCTCTCTTTTAATACACAGGGAATTCGTCATACTATTAATATTGTATAATATAAAAATAGAGAAAATAATAAAGACGGTGATCATCAAATCCCCCTTCCGATATTACGTATTAATAATACGATATCAAATTTTTTTCAAAAAAGATAGGAAATAGTGAAGTGAAACTTCGGTCTATAAAGGAAAAGCTATTCATATAAAGAGAAGATTGAAGGGAAAAAACACCCGAATAGGGTGTTTTTATTGTGAAATTAAAATTTCATAACCATCATCATTTTCTTCAATATATGAGCTTTTTGGAGAAGCGATCAATGATTTTAAATTGATGAAATCGATCGCGCAAATTCCTGTATGAAAAGCAAATAACATCGTAAAATAATGTATATAATGCGGGAATATAGCACACCCAATGATAAAAAGCGAATTTAAAATGATAAAAGGATTTAAAAGCGAAATGACAAAGCGCATTTTAGAAATAGGTTCCTTCACTCTGACAATAATAACGGGAAGAACCATTAATTTGATCTGACACTTAAAAGTAAGTTTATGCATAAAACGAATATACGGCAAAATATGAAGAAATTTATGAGCCGGATATAATAAGATGAGTGACACGGTAAAAACAATAAAATATCGGTCATGAAGGGTTTGAGAAAAAAATGTTTGTAATGAAGCAAACATGATAGAAAAGACTAACATCATGACCAAAGTAGAAATCAAGGCAATTTTATGAAATCCATATTTTTTTTCTAAATCAATTGTACGCCAGCATCTCAAAGAAACCAGCCCCTATCGAATATTTTATATTTTTGAATGAATAGTAGTTTATAAACTTATAACTACTTCTGGGTGTTCTCTCGCAAACTTTAAAAACTTTCTATATTGCTTACATACTTTACGATGATTTAGGGGAAAAATCAATACAATTTTTATTAGTTTTTTGTAAAAAAAATCTTGAATTTTCGACATGATTTACATAGCAACTATGGAGGCGTTTTCATTGTGTTCATTTGAAAAGGTGACTTGGAATGAACAGTAAAACTCCGCCTTAAGGGAGTTTCGTATGATAAATTATTAATAATAGAAGGAGTTTTCATAAAAAACAAGAAATATAAATGTATTGTATTTAAAAAAAGGAAAATATTCGTAAATTTTGTTGCCAATAAATGAATGGATCGTTATGTTAGCCAGTGTAACCGGAGATTCACTCATTGTTTTATTCATATGAAATCAAAAGCTATTAGAATAGGTGGAAAAACGGGGGAGCAGCATGGTAGAGGATTTAATTAAAAGAATTGAAAAACTTGAGTTTCACCAGCAATTACTACTAAATATGGTAAAAAGAGATGATTACCCTTTTAATTGGATAATCATCGAAAAAAGGCTATCTAGAGAAGATAGGGACGAGTTTTTTAAAGTTTGTGAAGAGTTGAACAAGGTTAGACTGGAACAAAAAGCGGAAGGATTTGTATTCCATTCGCCGCTTTTTAAAGAGTTTAAGAGACGAGTACATCCCCGTCTAAGAAGTAAAGAAGTGATAGAGGCTTGCATTCAACAAGGGGTGTATGTGCCATTAATGGTGGAGTTGAAGAAAAATATTTAGTGAGTTTTCGAATCTGTAATTTTGGTTATTTTTCCGTCCTCCTCAAGAAATTCATGATCAATATTAATCATGGACTTCTCAAAAATTTCTACAAAATCATCTCCATAAATATTTTTAACGATCGCCATAATTTCCATTAAATCTGGAAATCTTCCGAATATTTCTCTTAGAGGTGCTGCCCCTTGAAAAACTGAATTTGTTTTTGGGTTATAAGATTGCATTAATTGTAATAAAACATCTTTACCCTTCTCTGATAGTTGCACATACGTGTTGCGTTTGTCTGTTTCTTTTTTGGAGAATGTGAGAAAACCACGTTCTTCTAGTTTTTTCGAAAAGTTAAAAGCTGTTGATACATGCATAACACCAAATTTCGCCACATCTGATATGGAGGCTCCTTTTAAATGATAAGCAATCCATAATATATGGTGTTCATTAATATTTAGGTTATACGGTTTGATCCATTGTTGCCAATCTTTTTCAACGGCTTTCCAAAGTGCTTTACTTAATTGAGCCATTCTTTGACTAAAGAGTAAAGCCTCTTTCATCGAGTATTGACCATCCTTCATATGCTCACCTTCTTTTTGGTTGTTTAGGAAACTAAAAAATTTTAGAACTGTGGATCCCCTTTTAAAAATGTTGTCCACGGCAAGCCTTCAGCGCCTATCGTCTAGCGAATTTCTCCGTTTTCTCCCTACGATAAGTCAACATCAGTTCGTGGAGTACCTCACTCTTATTTCCTTTATCTCAGTCTAAACTTGCGAAATCCGTACGCCGATAAGCAGGCGCTTCCGCATTTGTAGTCGTCTAGCGAATTTCTCCGTTTTCTTCCTACGATAAGTCAACATTAGTTCGTGAAGTACCTCACTCTCGTTTCCTTTATCTCAGTCTAAACTTGCGAAATCCGTACGCCGATAAGCAGGCGCTTCCGCATTTGTTTTATTTTTAAAATATTTTAGCTATGTATATTATTATGCCAATAAAGTAAAAATTAATAAAGGCCTAAATTGACTAAATTTTCGAAAAAATAAGCAACCTTGTAAAAAGGTTACTTGTTTTTCACATTTTCATTGTATTTTCCAGTTGATCAATGGATTTTTTAATTTCTTCAAGTTCATTTTGGATGGCATCTTTATTTGGTTCAATGTTTTTTTGCCATAATTCAATACTCGATTTCAAATCAGTAGATAATTGATTAAATGCGCTTTTTCCTTCTTTTGCTAGCGACACTACCGACTGTTTAAGCTGCAATACTTCCCCTTTTAGTTGATTTGAGCTTTCTTTTAAATGCTGTTTTTTTGTTTTGAATTTTAATTGTATATCCTTTCCAGATGAAGGTGTAATAAGTAAAGTTGTAACCGCGCTTATTGCACCTCCAATGAGAAATCCGTAAGTCAAAGATTTTTTATCCATTCGTTTCGCCCCCCTTTGATGAACTATCATTTAAGAATTTCAACAAAACTCGGATAAAATCCTTCAATTATTCCTGATGAATGAAATTTCATATTTCAAACTTGAAATGCATAGGATGTTGAATAATAGTTGTTTCATTATTGGAAATGATTTATTCTTTGTTTTCCTTGGGGGAGGATAGGTTGGGGCTTAGGGGAACCGGCGTTTACCGATAATGATTGAAAAAATTTTTAAAAAAGATAACAGTCTTTTTGAAAAGACCTTTGACTAAATGGTGATTTTTATCCACAATGGCTGATACACATAGAGGAGGTGGGGTATGGACGGGGTTATTTTTGGTTTATTTGCTTTAAGTGCCGTTTTCTTTTTTGGCATGTTCCACTATATTTTTGCCCTTTATCGGCCAGGGATCTATCCTCCTAAAAACATATTAAAAAAACGAGCGGGTTTTTTGGGGATGAGTGGGTTGGTTACATTTTTGATTGGGGTTCTCCTTACGGTTATGACATAGTATTTTGCTCATGTAATGAAAGAAACACTAAAAAATGAAACAAGGAAGCAATCGATAGGGAATCGAATTACTTCCTTGTGA
Above is a window of Oikeobacillus pervagus DNA encoding:
- a CDS encoding ATP-binding protein produces the protein MKILSLHIYAYGKLEDYHLSDIPNLQVIYGKNEAGKSTLMSFIHSILFGFPTKQQAKQRYEPKTHTKYGGVMKINSKTYGTAVIERIKGRSPEEVIVRLEDGRTGGEDFLKEILHGMNEHFYRNIFSFDVHGLQKIHQLKEEDIGRFLFSASASGTDALLKIENELQKEMEKLFKPNGRNPVINKQIQRLRELEQQLKNGKKKNDQYGKVIIKIEELQHEINHLLSEEKKIREERSSIQQIESLWPIYVEKIEIERKLEPLQAIVFPIDGLDRFENFQQRRLHLQASLDAALEEQNKITDELNQREKEIITTEDEANIQKIIETKPQYQQWLIDQNRLEQKKAEVEGEINRIQSDLHFYEVSEEEVASLNTGIEMKGRLKKGIQNHFMLKNRLDEYIERLKMIDQQIKVIEEQCSQIENQLLPEQEFRTLQTRVNEKHIDTLQQKYEWTKSQLNQVEQQKSAEERFRKNEQKQFKMIISFILGIFLLSSAFAIVFNRWELLMIGVIALILLFLIKRGAKSNKIHLPQDQEIRAELVELEEKINQYEQPANQLLRHQLKQQQQLREQWKQLILTLEKDEREKEQWSDRYQQIHQDVIENEEVLMELKNELFLSTEMEWSMMEEAFDEIVQLKELQRIKKAYEKQLAENEINLQEFRLLMEKTANNYDIHTKNENELFVRLKDMQLRSQEGQLHRKELIKKQKELEQQIRRLKKEKQEIDQEIHTLFTIASIENEEDFRLQAQRNKEKEKLAEKLVLLKEQLPKDPILIEKWTESDLQKKKEDLRAQLETCLQKIKLHQEQLAALNYEKNILEEGGTYSNILHEFHQQKSILNKQAKKWAQLAITKYSFLKTMDQYKQKKLPAIIQYAEKFLFILTNGQYIRLFVEENGVFKVERNDGMFFDMQELSQATGEQVYTSLRFALAHVLQPEFPYPIIIDDGFVHFDHQRTKAVIDLIKELSRSSQVLIFTCHKHLIDHFKPEQIYVMAEY
- a CDS encoding sporulation YhaL family protein; its protein translation is MFPIWMYFVVAGIFISAFMAVKASREERQEEMKFIEKEGEVFIKRMEEEKQKKEDVNRDPQGA
- a CDS encoding metallophosphoesterase family protein is translated as MKNIHFIHCADLHLDSPFLGLQHLPKELFKRIQESTFRSFENIVNEAIERKVDFLLISGDLYDGEDRSIKAQARFRKQMERLYEVHIPVYMIHGNHDHLSGQWITIEMPDNVHLFSSQVESKLFQKGDTTVKLYGFSYEERHIWEKKIQYYQKQEEADFHIGLLHGSMEGGETAHQPYSPFTIHELVSKGFDYWALGHIHQQQVIHKDPFIVYPGNIQGRYRKERGQKGCYEISLSEYGAELNFIETCDIVWEKVKISLTSDQTFHSFFIQCEEIMNQYRKSHQGVLLEIVLENVQDQEILKKILSDEMIELLTDGEEHEDSFVWVYQIQIQSQQKLENFYHPFFNEFERQLESLTADDWEEALSLYFHPKARRFLSPLTVEEKIHFLEESKNYIGMEVQKGGKHS
- a CDS encoding YjcZ family sporulation protein — encoded protein: MSSTYGGGFALIVVLFILLIIIGATWVY
- a CDS encoding YjcZ family sporulation protein, whose product is MGAAYGGGFALIVVLFILLIIVGAAWF
- the yhaM gene encoding 3'-5' exoribonuclease YhaM, translated to MTQGITFLDAGQAVDCFLLIKTATKSIAVNGKPYLTLIFQDKSGEIEAKLWDASDGEVQKYQAETIVKVSGEIQNYRGRNQLKIKQIRPSTEQDAVQIQDFVQSAPLEKTEMADTITQFIFEMKNPNIQRITRHLLKKYHQPFLEFPAATKNHHEFVSGLAYHVVSMLKLAKAIADLYPSLDRDLLYAGVILHDLGKVIELSGPISTTYTVEGNLLGHITIMVNEIGKAADELQIQGEEVTVLQHIILSHHGKLEWGSPKLPLIKEAEILHYIDNIDAKMNMLDRTLERTKPGEFSEKVFALDHRSFYKPSFHK
- a CDS encoding ABC transporter permease, with protein sequence MNNFWIILSHSYMNKFKSKAFIITTLLVAAGILLLSNIEKIISVFDDETGDQIAVIDESGTLFESYKQHVKTISKDIQLSKVTKSEEELKKEIEKDTYEGYLILSLGEDHLPKGVYKAQTVSNSSIADDLQLALQGFKSNVAATQLNLNAEQLQTLNGPASFEKIALEEGAKTEEELAQAQILVYVLLFFIYFAVIMYANMIATEVAIEKSSRVMEILISSVSPVKQMFAKILGVGLLGLTQMLIWIAIGYFMMKQQADSSILKEVIGLDQTPVSTIVYALVFFALGYFLYATLAAFLGSLVSRLEDAQQMVMPMTFLIMIGFFIAMFGLNNPEAPFVTISSYIPFFTPMIMFMRVGMVNIPTWEALLGIGILVVSIIILAIIGARVYRGGVLMYGNSNSFKDIKKALQLTKKNS
- a CDS encoding peptidylprolyl isomerase, producing the protein MKKWILSLTLAAGVVGLAACGNNSGEKVATSKAGDVTKDELYEAMKEKYSPQMEQALQELMYKKVLSEKYDVSKDELDKKFKEAKNQLGSQYDMFLTQYSLDEEGFKDVLELEILRNKAATAGVKVSDKELKDYYKKWQPEIKVRHILVEDEAKANEVKQKLDKGEKFEDLAKKYSSDQGSAQNGGELGWVNNEGRKQFVPEFTKALETLKKGEISEPIKSQFGYHIIEVTDVKEKQSFDKLKGQLEDELKMTKVDPEKAQMKLEKELKAADIKVEDKDLKKAFEDLSDAKKEDSDKKEKQ
- a CDS encoding YjcZ family sporulation protein, with product MGNAYNPGFALIVVLFILLIIVGAAYIC